TTTATAGAAAAGCAAACTCAACTATGTTTAAGGTCTGAAGCCGCTTTTAAAAAAGCGTGTTGTGCAGGAtgcgctctatagcctggagatctcaGGGGCGAATCTCCAGTATGATATATAGTTGTGTGTTGTGTTAGATTGTAGCGATGCCTTTCGCTGGAGACTCTGGGTGACGCGGGTCTACAGTACCTTGCACTGAGCCTGTAGCTCTTATGCGACTCGGCATCGGCGAGCGAACCGCACTGgacaaaatgcttcaaaaggcttcactttgcattgcaatcattttcagatgtcatttcagagaataatggagctggctttgttttacactgtgctgtatatctGTGGTGATTATCGTCTGGTGCGCTGCGATCGGGATTAACAAGTGGACTCATTTTAGTCCAaccaagtggactaaacctgcttaatgcACGAGTTAGACGCGTGCAGTGACTGACTTTGATACGCTGCAATCGACCCCCTGTGTcttacacagaaaacacaaacccGCCAGATAATGGGCTTGGATTTTGTAGAGAAGAATGATATTTAACTgaacagacttttgcagtgtgAACCATTTTCAACACAAGCGAGCAAGCATGAAAAGAAGCCTTAAATCTAGTAAAAAGCGGCAAGGCAGAATTGTAAGCGACTCCGTGGCAATAGAAGCCCAATTCCGCGGTTTTAAAGCGGAACTGCAAGCCTGTCAGATGGAACTGggagcaaaccgcattactccTGGAATACCGAGGGGCGTGTTTGTATTCATGAGCAACAAAGACCAGCGTgcaaaaaaccacacaaaaaaactaaCTGAAAAAACAGAAACCTTTTTATGGTATCCATTTTCTAAGAGCACTAGACCCGGGGCTCAACCAGCATTACACtggtgtgtataataataataataataataataataataataataataataataataacaaacatattCATTATTATTCTAATTATACAAGTATTAAGCACTGATATTCAATTGAACTATACGtataaacacatttgcatttaaaatagaatttttacataaaagaaaagtaaaaataacCTTTCAGCTCAAGCGAAACTGAAATAAATTGCATCGTGTCCGGGTCTAGGAGCCGCGCTGCTAAGCGCCCAGCTGGGTCTAAACACCCTTGGAGAATTACAGAGCGTGCCTGAATTACAGCTGTTGTATTGTGAaggagaaataccgctgcaatgatgcttttGAGATTAATCTGCAAACGAGACTAGCAGCACTATGGACGATATTCcaatgcaaaattaaaataagtaaatgcaggagtaaataaacaataaataaaaaaataaatggtcatgtatttatttatttatttcagcatttctggatttatttctatatgtatttattgattcattcatgtatttatttcaacatgtatttatttatccctctatgtatttatgtatttataatttggcATGGAATATCCTCTAGATAAAACTGATGTTCATAACTTCATTGCTTAAACAGATTGCTAATAAAAGATGCTCTTGGGGTGACTGAAATAAgtctttgcataatttatttaccagtctagttATGATGGAGCTGTATGGGAACAGTGAAAAGACTATGgtcttctgcaatcagaaaaCCAATCAAGCCTAGGTGTCTTCCTCACATATTCCACAGTGCAATCCATGTGCAACGTGTACAAATGACTTGTGCTCGAGTTTCTCTCCCTGTGCATCACTAGCAGTGGTTTGTGGTGCAGAAGGAGTGTTGAGATCATGTTTAATGTGTCGTTTCTGTGCACCCGGGTGCCCTCCCTGTGCTGCTTCTCGTCGGGGAGTTCAGTTTTGGTCTCCTCGTTGCTATAATCCACTCTCTGATCAGGAGCTCTGAAGATCAGCAAGCAAACCGTTTCCCAGTGGCAGTTCAGCTCCTAGACTCTGTTGTAAAGGGTTATGAAATCATTGCTCTGCTCTTGTACTTGCCGCCTGCACGACCTTTGCTGACACTCGGTTCTATGGGTCACCGTGTGTTCTAGAATGTGTCGTTCATGACATCATCTCAAGATTCTCAGCCTCTGTAGACGCGAGGGAATTGTTACTTAGGGGTGATTTTAATGAGGACTGTCTTTCTGCTCAATGCTTTAAAACACTTACGCTGGGCATTGGGGCTAACCCAGCTGAGAGATGTGCCAACCAAAAAGATGCAGCTCAATCTGCTTTAATTGAGCTGTGTTTCACAAATCCTCCTGATAGGAACAGCTTGTATAATTAGGCAGAATTGTGttaaagacactttgcattgtcCCGTTATATAAAGGGAAGATTCGGCACAATCCATGATTCTGTGTTGCTGAGCGACCCTCCTTTCATACCTCTGGGGGCCTGGGTTCCAGTCCAGCTGGTCCGGAGTCAAGAAGCGACTGAAATCATTTGAAACCGAGCTCGCACTCTGAAGACAACAGAGCCTCCCACAATATTGTACTGTCTCCTTTCATTCAGTTTGTAACTTTGTTATCTTTTTGGTGTTTGTCTACCCAGAGCGGACATTTCAGTTCTTCTATACTTCACCCCCTCAGCTTCTGGGAGGATTCAGGACTGTACCTGCAGTGTTCTTTGAGCAGCTTCACAATAGTATTATCCTGCTATCATTGGCTCCTTCAACTGGCAGGCAAACCTTTGAAAGATACAATAGACTGAATGGCTCTGATTTATTCTTATTACATCAGACCCAGCAGTCACTggacaaagacctgtatgaaacaggctgctctgctggtattgtttagttacaaagacctgtatgaaacaggctgttctgctggtattgtttagttacaaagacctgtatgaaacaggctgctctgctggtattgtttagttacaaagacctgtatgaaacaggctgctctgctggtattgtttagttacaaagacctgtatgaaacaggctgctctgctggtattgtttagttacaaagacctgtatgaaacaggctgctctgctggtattgtttagttacaaagacctgtatgaaacaggctgctctgctggtattgtttagttaaagcAACATTGTTATAGTAGAAtatattttatgtgtgtttaacattttctCCAATGCTTTTTTTGTGCTCTTCACATTTCCAGAGAGCAGCTGCTGTTGACAGTCCACTAGTTTATGTTCATTTCAGAAGTAGgtgcagaacaaaacatttattgaaaattaaaactttacaaaatatttaaaggaaAAGTACAGGGAAAAAAGGTTTGGATTAATTTAAgcacagaaacataaaataatggttattaaaatggtgcttatttacattcatattttggttttaatttaaaacgtgaTTATAAAGACTGCTgacattaaacagtgctttaaataataataaccaataaaattaataaataaacttctCACCCTCTCTAAACAACTTGATTTAACTTGATTTAAGCTACAATAAAGAGTCTTTAATAAAACAGCGCTTAGAACAGTCCTCAAGgttgtgtgaatagggccctacatTTCCAATGGAACCACACCAAGTGAAAAGAATTGCTTTCAATCAGGCTCTGCGCAGCTGCACAGTTTGTCCTGAAGAGGGCGACAAAGGCCAGGCTTAAAACACGTTTctgcttttccactgtgggcagatTCCACATGTAATGCAGTTTGATTGGGATTTACATATCCATggaaatgtcttctttcttgtgaTGATATTTCACTCACATTATTGTTCAAATAAGCAAACAGTTATGATATTGAAACTTTGAACTGCCTGACGAGTAGACCCGATGCATCTAATTAAATGCTCGTTAGGGTAATTATCCAACCATTTCAGAATGggatcatttacaaacaaaattctAATAATAACACGAGGAAAAGGCATCTTGTACCTATTGCTTGCCTGTATAAAGGTATGTATGAAGCCCCAGGGTTTATAGATTTGCCAGATGCACCTAAATCCCAAATAGTTCAGCTAGAtactataaatatctataaatatccATTTGATAGACAAAATCCAATTCGAAACAAGATCATGGTTTTCTGAGAATCCTGCCCGTCATGtttttcaaacctgcacatttgagacctatgtagccaatggaagtgcaaTATAGGAACACATTGTGGGATTATTTAGTGAGCTACAATCAGCTTAAGAGATACTTCTCAGTACTTGCTGTGGGAAttctagcactgtgcagagatgccaactaaGTCTGCCACTTGgtgctgtgtatgtgtttgtaatcaataaatactCAGGACATGTTGAACATTTGATACTGAAACAGCTGTCCAGTTGTGagtgtttacaattacaaaaacactcccctgacagattaaacagtaaaaatgaggctgcctcggccccaagtgtaaaaacaaataattcacctCGTTTCACTTTGCAGGGGGCGCCGTTTTACCCCCTAACTTTCATCCAGAGTTGTGTCAGATTGAACATTCCCTTCAGCCGAGGAGTGGAGAGGACAGACAGGGAGTTCAATACAAAGGGTTTCTTACAACACAAGACAGTCTAGTTCAGCTGGCAGATTGTTACAGGGGAATcataaaaccaaaaccaaaacccaGGATAGAGCGGCTCAGTGAATGTGGTTTGGAATCTGTGCAGGAGGGTCATTGTGTCAGAGACGCCATaaaaggacagagtgccggcattAAAGTCCAGATACACTCCTATTCTGGGGGAGCGGGGGGCAGTTATTGCAGTTTCATTGTTATTGTGCCGCGCAGAGTAACTGGAACCAGAGCAGAACAAACTCCAGGACTTGTCATTGAATCCAAGGAGACAGGACTCATCCCGTCCTTTCCTGCTGATTCCTTTATATGTGACTCCTATATCAACCCCTCCCCTACTCCACTCAATCTCCCAGTAACAGCGAGTCCCAGACAAACCCTCTCTGCAAAGCACTTGGGCCCACATATCAAATCTCTCTGGGTGATCATCAGCACATCGCTGGGTCTCTCTCCTCCGTGTCACCTTTCTGTTCCCTTCAGACAGACAGAGCTGTCTATGCGCTGTGTTGGGGTCCAGTGTGAGCTGACAGGAATCTGAttgaagagaagagaagaggacGGGTAGAAAAGTCAAATCACTGCAAAAATCTCCACTAGGTTTGAATggtacaaaaccaacacaaagacAGACTGATCAATACATACTACAGCAGGGTCTTTTTATAAAGGCTGTTTCTAAGAGAAGGCTACAGCTTGAAAACAGAAGAGGCATTGAGGTACAAAGGGACAGAAGGGAGTAAaaggattatttgtattttgggtgagtttgTGTGAATTCATTTTGCAGCTGGCAATCAATGCACACAGTCATGATGCTAATCATTGTAAAATATGATATGCTCCCCTCCAGCAAGTATTGGGACAGGTGAATACATGCATATCCACTGGGGTGgggcatttgtttatattttacccAGTCAGATCTTCCTCtacctaaatatcttggtatctgtGAATAGTGTTAGCTCTTCTCACAATGGAGTGACACATCTTTCaatcaaatgtttcagtgaaaacagacttacattttaaaaactcagctctgttccttggctctggagcctgcagactgtaaactgcaacttcattcactgggcagaaaaaaagagagaaatagaattgAAACACACAACAGTCATTGTCTGCTGCATCCTCAAATCACTCCCTCCTCCCTGCATCATCAGTCCCcgtccctgctccctcctccctgttcccttaataataataataataataataataataataataataaataataataataataataataattggtgttCCACTGATGGAGCGGCGTTTCAAACCCAGAGATATCAAAGCGCTGGGATGTGAATCTGCCCTCACAGCAGCCAACATATATAGACGTGGTTTGTTTTTGATAGCTCTTAATACAGTATTCAGCTCGGTGTGATTAGTACTCTTTAGCAGCGTACTGTAAGGTGTCTCGAAGCggattttattaatttagttctAACGTTATATTAACTGCTGAGAGGCCCTCCCTGTCCAGTGCAAACCGGCTCAATCCAAGAGAAACCCGCGTTTCCAACATCGGAACCACCTCGGAACAGCCTCTCTGCATTCCAGCTTCGGAGCGAACTGCATTTCCCATGAGGGGGTCCCCGGAACCTTTATACACCCGACACCCCAAAAATCAACCGGCCCCAGACCAAGAGGCGCTGCAATACACTCTGATTCTGACTGAAGGGAATCCACTTCTCACAAAAAGGGTCACAGAAATGATAGCAAACACAACCGCCCTCGCAACAAACCAGGGAACACAGAAATGTTACAGCGCGTCATTTTAACACGCTTCCTAACATCTCTACCAAATATCTACCAAAGGAATCTACTTCACACCAACCTGTTGTGCTTATTTTGACTAATTCCCCCTTGCAGAAGTCCTCAATATGGTCTTTAAGTTCAGATACAGCTTTCCTCACGGCCCCAAAAGAGATGTCTGTATTGACAGTAACGCTGGGTAAGTCTCCAGCTTCAGGAGGGGCACAGAGAGACTGGAAATTCTACAACAGGAAAGTGGAGACAAGGAGTTTTCAGTGAAACAGAATGGGCTCCAAAACATTCCTGGTGAAAAGCAAggattcattcaattggagaggTCTGTCTGAAAGCGTCCCAGTTATGTACTTGAGATTTTCTAACAAGCAGTGATTTTACCTGTAGAAAATGGATGTGATCCTCTGTCTCTGAAAGCTGTTTCAGCTCAGCGTTTCTCCTCCTTAGCTCAGCAATCTCCTGCTCCAGTTTCTTCATGCGTCCTTCAGCCTGATTCACTGCAGCCTTCTCGTTAGCTCCAATCAGCTCAATAACCTCAGTGTGGATCTTCTCAATGGATCGGATCAGCTCAGTAAAGATCTTCTCACTTTCCTTTATTTCTATGCATGCAGATCTCTGAGTGAAAGAACACAGTAGAGGAGACATGGTTAgaattgatatcaaaaacacatcagGCATAGACAGCAAACTTCTTCAAATGTGTTCCAGTccatctgttaataataataataataataataataataataataataataataataataataaataataataataacccctcTTGTCAATACCCACTTTCAGTGACTCCACAGCCTGTTTGAGCTCCTTCACTTCTTTCAGTCTCTCCTGGAttctctgttgtatttctgtctgtgtctctcccagctgcttctgtgtagaaacacagtgacacagtaaCATTTCTGATGAGGCATTGAGTGATATCCTGTCACACACAACACAGGCCTGTCTAAGAATGCTACTGAAACTGACAGAATCAttttagttcaaatatattttctattttcttgcCCCCTTACCTCTTTACAATGttgcaataattctgagtggttctcaaATATATTTTGATCTTCAGTTCTAGTTACACACCATAGACATCTGTAGCACAGGCTATATCAGACAGGATGTGAGTAGGGTAGTAAGATAcaacaccatctagtgcacagctgccagcaatacaaaaggacACTTGATCCACAGTAGCTGTCCACTAGATGGTACTGTTTCATGCTAGTAACAGTGAATGATGGCTGATCTAGCACGTGTCTCATGcttgttttgtgaagcacccaggtaACTGAAGCAGATTTCCCTTTAgtgtatatttagggcttctgatttctggttttaactgataaacacagataaaacaatcctgatacaaaacaatgaaatcagtgtataCCCAATAAACACTGGAGatacactggaaatggttactcaattcacactgacttcacccctttcccagtgaaaaaatacaataaaataacctAAAACCTGAATGAATAATAAAACCCTTCCCCAGCGCAGtcgggcaatgtccctccttcctgacttgtatccatcattgattcattctgaatactttaaactgagtggcagcaaattcctgcatttctattggaggactgcacgcttgtgagatttaaaacaagattacaattagaaacggAGGGTTGTTCTTGctcgcaggatttaaagctatattacagttcaaTAGGGAGGATTCACAcactcgtggaatttaaaacagaattgcaaattgtgaggaaatgtaaaaaaatgcctaaacacacagaaaGCCCAGAAGAATGCGCCCGTGACCAGAAGGACTTCACTGTGGAAGAGAGCAAAGGAAAGAATGGACTAGTAGAGCAGACAAACTCAACTGTAGATTTCAACACACAAAATCCCAAATAgattattacatttcattttaaactaacTTAAACATGTCTGTTTTAATCATGTAAGAATGTGTTTAACAAACCAGATTCAGCTACTGTTTCTGCCCAGCGGTCATCTTGGATTTGAGTTACGCTCTCTACTGACTTTGAGCcttcataattataaaaatatataacatgtctACAAAAAGATGAACTCTTTACCAATAAAAACAATTCTTCTCAGCTAGATGGTGGTTATAAATTAAAAGATCAAACGTTTTAAATGGACAAGCAAGCCTCCCAAAAACACCCCTCTCACTGTGGGCAGACTGGCAAGAACAGCATGGCACGGGcacagcagctctgccagtgcagATAGATGCGCATGTGTCTCTTTTAAAGGCATGGGTTTTGTTTACTATGTATCACAACACAATTATTAAAGTCTTGTTTAAAAGGTGCTGTATTAGTTTATTAAGAAGATATTATTATCCCTGTGCTGCAATCATTGTTCCAATATATTAAAGAGGCCCTGCTTCATAGAGGCAGCACTGGGTGAAGCTCGCTCCCCCCTCCGGCTGCATCACCAATTTTCCAAGCCAGGATCATATTTCCACCACATCACTACAAACACAAGCATGGCTGGCTCCTGatttaatgaaattaataaacaccgaaaaacagaagccctgtgTGTATTGCATATCATATTAATCTTGTATATTGATATCATATTAATCTTGTATATTGAGTATCATATTAATCTTGTATATTGTATATCATATTAATCTTGTATATTTAAATCATATTACAATTAGATATTGGATCATATTAATCTTGctcgcaggatttaaagctatattacagttcacTATAGTATTTActgcttgtggaatttaaaacagaattgattttaaaattgcgAAGTGCTTACCTAAAAGGCTCTAAACACACAGAAAGCTTTTATCAGAAGAATATTCCCGTGACAGCACAAAGGACTTCACATGTCTTAGAGAGCTGAGGAAAGTGCTGGACTAGTAGCTCTATGGACAAACTCAACTGTAGTTTCAATGCACAAAATCCtaaatggattttgtttttaactaattaGGGATGTCTGCTACTAATCATGTAAGAATGTGTTTTAACAAACCAGATTCAGCTTTCTTGTTTCTGCCCAGCGTTCATCTTGGATTTGAGTTACGCCCTCTACTGACATTGAGCcttcataattataaaaatataaagcatGTTACAAAAAGATGAACTCTTTACCAATAAAAACAATTCTTCTCAGCTAGATGGTGGTTATTGATTGAAAGATCAAACGATTGCGTGTGTACAAGCAAGCCTCCCAAAAACACCCCTCTCACTGTGGGCAGACTGGCAAGAACAGCATGGTGTGGGcacagcagctctgccagtgcagATAGATGAATATGTGGAACTTTTAAAGGCATGGGTTTTGTTTACTATGTATCACAACACAATTATTAAAGTCTTGTTTAAAAGGTGCTGTATTAGTTTATTAAGAAGATATTATTATCCCTGTGCTGCAATCATTGTTCCAACTTattattttctagttgttttcagcagtgttttgttttgaatgttttgtgtttttatatcaaAGAAAACCTCCTGTGTCTCTCCTGTCAATCAGCGATAGCCACACCCATAACAACGCCCCTGTTACACCCTGAAATAGATTGTAATACATCATAGTTTAGatagagcaattaaaaaactagggctctttaaatagctcttaatatacaattcaaatctgatctaatgtgaaactgtataacctagtaaacagacatgttaaatatCCCTGGGAATTCTTATCTTCTGGGATAGCTACAAGGAAATGGTTCAAACCCTTACCTGTTTCCCAGTCCTTTCTGTCTCAGCTGAGACTGTATCGTGGCTCTTGTGTTTATCTTGTGAACACAACAAGCAAATACACGTCTGATCGGTTCTACAGAAGACCTCACATAATCGTTGGTGTTCAGCACAAAgcttctgctccagatttccagTTGCATTGATCAGCTTGTGCCTCTTGAAAGCAGCCCCCTCATAGTGTGGCTTgacgtgtgtttcacagtaagaggccaggcacgtcaaacaggatttcacagcttTGAACTTTCTCCCAGTGCAGAAATCACACGGCACATCTCCAGGTCCAGCATAActttgagcaggaggaggattgaGTCCTGTCTTCTTTAATTCCTCCACAACTTCAGCCAGCATGGTGTTTCTGCGCAGATCAGGCCTTGGGGTAAAGGTCTCTCTGCACTGGGGGCAGCTGTAGACACCTGTATGATCAGTCTGATCCCAGCAGTTCTTAATACACcccatacagtaactgtgtccaCATGGAATAGCGACTGGGTCCTTCAATAgctccagacacactgaacagctaaACTGATCTTCTGTCCACAAGTCTGAAGCCATTCTTGCTgcagtgagacagagagactgaCGATTTCACAACAGAAACTTTGCTGTGCTGATTTCCTGGAATTGAGTAAAGCTCTAAGAGGCGGGGTTTGGGACTGAGGCCAGGTTTAGACAAGCAGGCTGAGCAGAGACTGCTGAATCAGTGACTCTATGAAACTGTTTCTAAATCATCCAGCAAATATTACAATGTGAAGATTAGCAATTAAACAACTCATTTggcaggttgttgtttttttattgtttaatatttggGCTGAAGAGTCTAACATTGTGTTTCAGCTCAAAATCTATAACATGTACAATCAGGGACGTCGCTAGGCTTATTTTAGTGGGGCTTTAGCACCCCTAAAATATTAGTTACCCCCtccctaaataaatcaatatatcagtcgatatattttctctgtgatttcttttttttttcgtcaaCCTCTCCATGCATCCTAATCTGTGTCCCGGGCGGGCGCTAGGACCCGGgggaggctgctgctgcagaggccgCTGCGCCGCTAGCGACTGTTAGGTCTGCTTGTAGCTGACATTGTGGTTCCCGTTAGCTGCTGCTGTGGCTTGAGACTGCTAGCTAACAGTAAAGGGACAGGAAAAGGCTCTGACAGGACGGATTCATGCAGATAGGCTACGATGTGAATTTGTGGTAAgttagacacagagagagagagagtattcacTACTATAGACTTTGGTCATAATCAAAGCTTTGTTAACCAGTGCGTTTTTATGTGAGGCTGCCTGTAAGTTACAGGGTAACAGACGTTGCGAGCTAGCTAACGGTAACGTTAACGGTGTCTTTTAAATTCGACATGAGTTATGTGGCGCTGATATCTAATTAACGTTGTGTTTAATGTGGTTTTGCTCTCTGTGCCAGGCTATAAATGAGGCAGATGACGTCGCTTCATGCGCATATCATTTCATACTCAATTGCTTTCATTCAGAGGCCACTGCAAAACAATTATGAGCAGGTCATGTGTAGAAAAGGCGACATAGTGTTGATCACAATGTCATTGTGTTATCCTCAATCTCTCAACTGTAGCGAGCTAACCACTAACGTTAGATGGATCTATGGAAAATCTTCAAGAGATGCAGTCCTGGGGGAGTATGCCcagaccccccccaaaaaactaaataatcacgaaataaataatttttatttgattttatttatttatttcgtttttaatatattaataaatttatttcgttttttaatTCTTTCTAAAGCAAAAAATAAGAAAGCACAAAATTATTAAAACCGAATTCCATAGGTCTTCAAAATTTAAAATACGGC
This DNA window, taken from Polyodon spathula isolate WHYD16114869_AA unplaced genomic scaffold, ASM1765450v1 scaffolds_3498, whole genome shotgun sequence, encodes the following:
- the LOC121312050 gene encoding tripartite motif-containing protein 16-like, with the translated sequence MASDLWTEDQFSCSVCLELLKDPVAIPCGHSYCMGCIKNCWDQTDHTGVYSCPQCRETFTPRPDLRRNTMLAEVVEELKKTGLNPPPAQSYAGPGDVPCDFCTGRKFKAVKSCLTCLASYCETHVKPHYEGAAFKRHKLINATGNLEQKLCAEHQRLCEVFCRTDQTCICLLCSQDKHKSHDTVSAETERTGKQKQLGETQTEIQQRIQERLKEVKELKQAVESLKRSACIEIKESEKIFTELIRSIEKIHTEVIELIGANEKAAVNQAEGRMKKLEQEIAELRRRNAELKQLSETEDHIHFLQNFQSLCAPPEAGDLPSVTVNTDISFGAVRKAVSELKDHIEDFCKGELVKISTTVNEVAVYSLQAPEPRNRAEFLKYSCQLTLDPNTAHRQLCLSEGNRKVTRRRETQRCADDHPERFDMWAQVLCREGLSGTRCYWEIEWSRGGVDIGVTYKGISRKGRDESCLLGFNDKSWSLFCSGSSYSARHNNNETAITAPRSPRIGVYLDFNAGTLSFYGVSDTMTLLHRFQTTFTEPLYPGFWFWFYDSPVTICQLN